AAACCACTTACCGATCATGTCAGCTAGTGCAATTTCTGAAAGTGGGGGTAATTATACGATAGACTTCACCAGCAACTCAGCGAACACCTACCAGACGACGACCGCCCTAGCAAGCCTAACCAACAACAAGTTTGGGATGCCATCAGGAGATGTGAATCAAGATGGCAGTATCAACAGCACAGACTTGAGCACATGGCGCACCAACAACGGAGCAGTCTACAGCTACTCAGGCAATGGCAGTGCCGACTTCAACCTAGACGGAGAGATCAATGCGGTAGACCGCAATGACTTCCAACAGAAGAACACGAGTAAGACCAGACAAGTACCAACCACATAATGCTAAGGCTATGACCGTTTTAGAACAACGTATTATAGATCATTTAGAAAGTGAACTGCAATTTTCAAGTAGGCAGTTTCAAAGAGACTTAAAAAAGCGGTTTCCTCATTTAACGGCCTATAATCTAAGGCTATGTACCTATCTAAATGCCGATCTTTCGACAAAAGAAATTGCTTCACTTTTACATATTGAACCCGACAGTGTCAAAAAGGCAAAGCATCGCTTAAGGAAGAAGTTGGGTATAGTCTCTTCTGTCAGGTGGTCAGATTTTTTCTAAAGAAGAGATAAAAGTCTACCTGTCGTCTACCTAATGGTAATACAAAATTGTGAGATTATTGGGTATACTTGTCCCCATGAACTTAACCAAGACTGTTGCCAAAGTCCTATTCATTTTTTTAGGATATTTTTTTGTAAACACACATGCTGTTTTGGCACAGAGAGGGCCTATCGATAGCTTAAGGCACCTGTTGTCTACCCAAACAGTAGATACTACCAAGGTTATTACTTTGCACAACTTATCACGGGCTTATACATGGGTCAACGCCGACTCTTCCGGTTTATATATAGATCAAGCATTAGTCTTAGCACATGAATTAGACTTTAAGAAAGGACTTTCTTGGTCATACAATCAAAAAGGAACTGTTCAATATGTCAAAGCAGACTATAACTCGGCGATCGTATGGATGGATAGTTCAATGGTTCTCAGAAAGGAATTAGGAGACAAGAAAGGTGAGATGAGAATGATCAACAACATTGCTGTCATGTATAAGAGCTTGGGACAGAATGACAGGGCTATGGAAATGTATAGAAGGGGCCTAGTTGAATCAAAGAAATATGGATTTACTGATGTAGAGGGTAATTTGTTAAACAACATAGGTATAATTCATTACAACGTTCGAGCGCTTGATTCAGCAATATTTTATTATGAAAAGTCCCTTGCGAAATTCAAGGAAGTTTCAAACTTCAGGCAAGCGGCTCTTTCGTTAAATAACATAGGCAATATCTACTATTACAGGAAGGAACACCTAGAAGCATTAAAATACTATGAAGAAGCCTTTGAGCTCGCTACAGAGATTGATGACGAAAGAACCAAATTAGATGCTCAACTAAATTTGTTCATTCTTTTTAGTGCCGTTGAACTCCATGATAAAGCCATCGAGTTTTTAGAACCCTTGTTGGCTTCATACAGGCAAACAGGGAATAAAGTAGGAGAGGCTAGTACATTACATAATTTATCAGTCGAATATCACCTTTCTGGTATAAAACTAGACACTGCACTTATCCTCTCGGAGCAGGCAATTAAGCTTAAAGAAGAATCTGACGCCAGTGAACTTGCTATTTCCTACGTAACACGTTCAAAGATATCGTTTACGCTAGGAGATAGGGAAAAAGGAATAGCTAGCGCCACAAAAGCAGCAAAAATTGGGGAAGAAACCAAAGAGATACACGCATACGCTGTAGCCAATAACATACTCGCAAGGGAATTGATAAAGGACAGAAAACTTGAAAAAGCGGAAGATCTGCTACAAGAAGTTTTGAGAGTAACCGAAAGAGAAAGCATGCCTGATGTATTAGTATGGACGAATTTGTATTTATCAGAGATATACAGTGAATGGGATAAACATGAAAAGGCATTCGAGTTTTACAAAGAGTCAAAAATATATAATGAGTCAATTTTAGATGCTGAAAAAGTCAATAGTATCGTCAGAAGTTCTATCGAATTTGAAACCGAGAAAAAGGAGTTAGAACTTCGGGTAAAGAACAGCCAAATAGAAAATTTATCTTCCTCTTTAGAGCTTGAGAAAGCCAAGAAAAAGCAATTGAACGCCTATATATTTGGTGCTAGCAGTTTCGTCTTATCATTAGCTTTTTGGCAAGTGCTCAGGCAGAAAAGAAAGCGCCTAATTATTGAAAAGGAAAAAGAAGGATATAAGCTTAATTCTGAAAATGAAAAGCTAAGGGCCGACTCTCTCAAAAATGAGCTTCAACTGAAGGATAAGGAACTGGTTGCTCAAGCTTTGGTGATGGCCGAAAGGAACGAATTAATTGCCCAGTTCAAAGAAAGTATTTCCTCGGGTGTAGCTGACACAGATATAACGAAAATAAAGAAGTCAGTAAGTTCATTAGAGAGGTCTTTTAATATGACAGAAAACACCTGGGAGACTTTCAGGAAGTCGTTTGAATCAGTGCATGAATCTTTTTTCGAAGAGCTTACTAATGAGTTCCCCGACTTAAGCCCTAGGGAATTACAACTTTGTGCATTAATAAGATTAAACCTTTCGATAAAAGAGATGGCTGGAGTCCTAGGAATATCAAAGGATGGCGCTAAAAAAGCCAGATATAGAATCAGAAAAAAGCTAATCATTAATGATCCTGAGGTTAATTTATCTGCGTTTTTGAGCAAATTTTGACGATTGTCTACCTAATGACTACCTAAGAGATTTGCTGTACATTGGTATTGCATGGACTTTCGTTTATGCGAATAAATCTGTCAAAAAATAGAAAACAGTTTACCAAGTTTTTTACCCTTGTCCTTTTAATTACTAGTCCATATATACCGATTGATTCGGTCTATTTTAAGACTCCATATTTAGGCACACCTACCAATGGTACAACTACTTTCAATGGGCTAATTGCATCAAGTGGACAAGTAACATCGGGAACAGGATCTTCCTCTGTTACTAATTTCCTTTCTACAGGGTGGGATTTTGAAGTGCAATCTACAGGGGCAACAAATACCCAGATTACTCAAATCTCTGATCAAGGTCAAGATGCAGCGACAACTGACGATGATGTAATCCAATTTGTTGGAGGAGGCTTAGTGATAGACTATGTTAAGATTTCAAGTAATGACGGCAGTGAGTTCAAGCTCAACTCTGTTGATGTTCGTTTTCAAGGTGCCGGTAATAATACGATTACTGTTAGAGCCTATAAGAATAGCATTGCTATTGGAACAGCAGCCTTCTCGACGGGTTCTTTAACTGCTTTTGATTGGCATACAATAGATGTATCAGCCCAAACAGATTTTAACGATGCCGACGAGTTTAGGATTTTCAGTGGAGCTACCAACCGTTTTTCGGTAATTAGAGTTGATAATATCAATATCTCCACGGCGGCCTCTTCGGATACGGATTCACCCACCTTCGACACTGCCCCCTTAGCTAGTTCAGTCACCACTACAGGTTTTACAGCAGGGGCAAGCATTGATGAAGGAGGAGACATTTACTATGTAGTAGTAGCCGATGGCGCAACTGCCCCAACCCCAGCTAATGTGATTGCAGGCCAGGCCAATGGAGGAGGCTCTCCAATCGCTTCAGGCAGTGGCACTAACCTAACAGACCCTTTCACCCTTAGCTCAGCAGTAACAAGCCTTACGGCAGGCACAGCCTATGATGTATACTTTATCGCCAGAGATGATGAAAGCACCCCGAATGTCCAAGCAACAGTCACTAAAGTAGATGTGACAACCCTAGCTCCAAGTTCACTACAAATAGCAGCCACAGTATTTCTAGAAGGCGCTTATAACGGTACCAGCCTAAACACGACGATCAATAGTAGCATACCAGCCCAACAACCTTACAATGGAGTAAATAGCCATAGCCAAACGACGAGTGTGAGTATCCCCGCCAGTGCAGTAGACTGGGTATTAGTAGAACTAAGAGAAGCAAGTACAGCAGCTACGGCAACCAACGCAACCAGAAAAGGCTCAACAGCTGGTTTTCTGATGAATGATGGGACGATCAAAGCGACAGATGGTACGAGCAACCTAACGATCAACCTGACAGGAAACACAGGGACAGACTACTATGTGGTGATCTACCACCGAAACCATCTACCGATCATGTCAGCCGCTGCGATAGATGGCTCAGGAGGTACACTGACCATAGACTTCACCAGCAACTCAGCGAACACCTACCAGACGACGACCGCCCTAGCAAGCCTAACCAACAACAAGTTTGGGATGCCATCAGGAGATTTGAATCAAGATGGCAGTATCAACAGCACAGACCTGAGCACATGGCGCACCAACAACGGAGCAGCCTACAGCTACTCAGGCAATGGTAATGCCGACTTCAACTTAGATGGAGAGATCAATGCAGTAGACCGCAATGACTTTCAACAGAAGAACACGAGTAAGACCAGACAAGTACCAACCACATAATGCTAAGGCTATGACCGTTTTAGAACAACGTATTATAGATCATTTAGAAAGTGAACTGCAATTTTCAAGTAGGCAGTTTCAAAGAGACTTAAAAAGGCGGTTTCCTCATCTAACGGCCTATAATCTAAGGCTATGTACCTATCTAAATGCCGACCTTACAACTAAAGAAATCGCTTCACTTTTACATATTGAACCCGACAGTGTCAAAAAGGCCAAGCATCGCTTAAGGAAGAAACTTGTCATGGAACCCGAAGATTGTTGGGGGACAATAATGAGCAAATAAGCACTATATATTAGCGGGTGTGAGTTGTCATACTCAATTCCTTTTGACTAACAGTCATTTTCATTTCTTTAGGCAGAAACTAAAGCCGCGAATTTTTCGAGTAGAATAGCGAAAACCAATCAACAGCATGCGAATACGAAAAGGGTGCACACTCTAAAGGTAAAACCTTAAATTGTCCCCAAAACTAAATTTCATGGCTCGCTTTGTATGTCTATTTGTTCTTTTGGCTCTGACAAATTCGATTTACGCACAGCTTCAGGTAATTGATAGCCTTAAGAATGAGGCGGCAAAATCTTCTTCCGACGTTGAACTAGCAGATCTCTATAACCTAATAGCTGCATCATACACTCCTTTGGACATCGATTCATCAGCGGTTTATAATGAGATGGCCATTAGAAAGTCGCTTAAGGAGAACTATCTAGAAGGATTGGCCATGGCGTACCATCAAAAGAGTAATATAAATTACGCTTACCGTAGATATGATAGCGCTATTTATTGGATTGATAGTTCATTGAAAACTTGGAACCAATTAGGTAATAAACCAAAAGAACTATCTGCTCTGGTGAATCTTGCGATACTCAACAATTTAAAAGGAAATAAAGAAGAAGCACTTGCTATTTACAAAAGAGGCCTGCAAGAATCCTTACAGTTCGGCGAACTTCGGAATGTTATCATTTTCAGGGTAAATATTGGATCCTATTTCCACAAAATGAACGAGTTCGACTCTGCCATGTATCAATATGAAAAAGCTCGACAAGATGCCGAAAGCTCCAATGATAAAGTATGGCTCATGAGGATAATTAGTAATATCGGTCATGTTCATTGGAAGAGGTCTGAATTTGTTTCGGCATTGGAAAATTATAGGGAGACCTCGAATATGGCAAAGGATATTGATCCTTATATGATGGATCAATCTTTAGGTTGGATTGCGATGGTTTTTACCAAAATTGGAGATCACATAGCAGCACTTGAGTATTTTGATCAAGTCAGTAATAACCATTTAAAATATAAGCGATGGCAAGATGCAGGTTATGTCATTCGAAATATGGCTAGCGCTTATTTGCTTTTAGAAGATTATGATAATGCCATTGATAAAAGCCTTAGAAGTATTGAGCTTTTAGCGCCAAATGATTTAAGTGTATCCTACGGAATTTTAGTCAATTCCTATATCAACAAAGATAGTCTAGGAATGGCTTCAAAGTATGTAGACCTTATGTATTCTGAGGCCATCAAACATAGTAACTTAGAATCAAAGGCCGAGGCTAAGAGCAAAATGGCCGAAATAGCATTAATTAAAGGCTCCTTTAAAAGAGCAAAAGAGCTATTGACTGAAGCTTTAGATATACCTGTCTATTTACCCATTATCAAACTAGAAAATATACATACTAATTTGGCAAACGCTTATGCTAGTCTGGGAGATTCAGAGAAAGCATTTGTTCATATTGTTAAGGCTTCTGCCTATAAAGATTCATTGCAGAACGAAGAAAAGACCAATGCACTTACTAGAAGCGCAGTTGAATTTGAAACGGAAAGAAAGGAACAAGCTTTAATTAAAGTGCAACAAGAATCTAAGATTAAATCTTTGGAGCTTGATAAAAGAGAAGTACAGATTGCAAGAACAAACTTTAGTATTGTAGTTGGAGTAATTCTTTTAGCAGCATTAGGGTTGATCGTTATCCTTCTTAACTCAAGAAAGCAGTTGAAACTGAAGACCGAAGCGGTCTTATCACAACAAAAATCTCTACGCCTACAAATGAATCCTCATTTTATTTTTAATGCTTTAGCGTCGATTCAGGAATATATGAATGAAGAAAGTATTGACAAGGCGAACAACTATCTCATTAAATTTGGAAGACTAATGAGGCGAACGTTGGAAAATTCAAGAACCGAGTTCATCCCATTGGAGACAGAGATTGAGTCTATCGAAGATTACCTCGAATTACAAAGTCTTCACCACAACATGGGCTTTGATTATGAGGTGAAACACGATTTTGAGGAA
This is a stretch of genomic DNA from Roseivirga misakiensis. It encodes these proteins:
- a CDS encoding histidine kinase; the encoded protein is MARFVCLFVLLALTNSIYAQLQVIDSLKNEAAKSSSDVELADLYNLIAASYTPLDIDSSAVYNEMAIRKSLKENYLEGLAMAYHQKSNINYAYRRYDSAIYWIDSSLKTWNQLGNKPKELSALVNLAILNNLKGNKEEALAIYKRGLQESLQFGELRNVIIFRVNIGSYFHKMNEFDSAMYQYEKARQDAESSNDKVWLMRIISNIGHVHWKRSEFVSALENYRETSNMAKDIDPYMMDQSLGWIAMVFTKIGDHIAALEYFDQVSNNHLKYKRWQDAGYVIRNMASAYLLLEDYDNAIDKSLRSIELLAPNDLSVSYGILVNSYINKDSLGMASKYVDLMYSEAIKHSNLESKAEAKSKMAEIALIKGSFKRAKELLTEALDIPVYLPIIKLENIHTNLANAYASLGDSEKAFVHIVKASAYKDSLQNEEKTNALTRSAVEFETERKEQALIKVQQESKIKSLELDKREVQIARTNFSIVVGVILLAALGLIVILLNSRKQLKLKTEAVLSQQKSLRLQMNPHFIFNALASIQEYMNEESIDKANNYLIKFGRLMRRTLENSRTEFIPLETEIESIEDYLELQSLHHNMGFDYEVKHDFEESLEDYQIPPMFVQPFVENAIEHGLSTKYGGGVTVTFSSLGEEVKVTINDTGNPEQNNRYAMKEGYKSLSNKIIEERIYNLNRLENTNARLDITSEESGTIVTLFLPIRPH
- a CDS encoding tetratricopeptide repeat protein, with product MNLTKTVAKVLFIFLGYFFVNTHAVLAQRGPIDSLRHLLSTQTVDTTKVITLHNLSRAYTWVNADSSGLYIDQALVLAHELDFKKGLSWSYNQKGTVQYVKADYNSAIVWMDSSMVLRKELGDKKGEMRMINNIAVMYKSLGQNDRAMEMYRRGLVESKKYGFTDVEGNLLNNIGIIHYNVRALDSAIFYYEKSLAKFKEVSNFRQAALSLNNIGNIYYYRKEHLEALKYYEEAFELATEIDDERTKLDAQLNLFILFSAVELHDKAIEFLEPLLASYRQTGNKVGEASTLHNLSVEYHLSGIKLDTALILSEQAIKLKEESDASELAISYVTRSKISFTLGDREKGIASATKAAKIGEETKEIHAYAVANNILARELIKDRKLEKAEDLLQEVLRVTERESMPDVLVWTNLYLSEIYSEWDKHEKAFEFYKESKIYNESILDAEKVNSIVRSSIEFETEKKELELRVKNSQIENLSSSLELEKAKKKQLNAYIFGASSFVLSLAFWQVLRQKRKRLIIEKEKEGYKLNSENEKLRADSLKNELQLKDKELVAQALVMAERNELIAQFKESISSGVADTDITKIKKSVSSLERSFNMTENTWETFRKSFESVHESFFEELTNEFPDLSPRELQLCALIRLNLSIKEMAGVLGISKDGAKKARYRIRKKLIINDPEVNLSAFLSKF
- a CDS encoding helix-turn-helix transcriptional regulator, with the protein product MTVLEQRIIDHLESELQFSSRQFQRDLKKRFPHLTAYNLRLCTYLNADLSTKEIASLLHIEPDSVKKAKHRLRKKLGIVSSVRWSDFF
- a CDS encoding dockerin type I domain-containing protein, translated to MRINLSKNRKQFTKFFTLVLLITSPYIPIDSVYFKTPYLGTPTNGTTTFNGLIASSGQVTSGTGSSSVTNFLSTGWDFEVQSTGATNTQITQISDQGQDAATTDDDVIQFVGGGLVIDYVKISSNDGSEFKLNSVDVRFQGAGNNTITVRAYKNSIAIGTAAFSTGSLTAFDWHTIDVSAQTDFNDADEFRIFSGATNRFSVIRVDNINISTAASSDTDSPTFDTAPLASSVTTTGFTAGASIDEGGDIYYVVVADGATAPTPANVIAGQANGGGSPIASGSGTNLTDPFTLSSAVTSLTAGTAYDVYFIARDDESTPNVQATVTKVDVTTLAPSSLQIAATVFLEGAYNGTSLNTTINSSIPAQQPYNGVNSHSQTTSVSIPASAVDWVLVELREASTAATATNATRKGSTAGFLMNDGTIKATDGTSNLTINLTGNTGTDYYVVIYHRNHLPIMSAAAIDGSGGTLTIDFTSNSANTYQTTTALASLTNNKFGMPSGDLNQDGSINSTDLSTWRTNNGAAYSYSGNGNADFNLDGEINAVDRNDFQQKNTSKTRQVPTT